In Melospiza melodia melodia isolate bMelMel2 chromosome 11, bMelMel2.pri, whole genome shotgun sequence, the following proteins share a genomic window:
- the SAMD13 gene encoding sterile alpha motif domain-containing protein 13, producing the protein MLTVDMENKENGSLDVKNSLENGRPLDPADWAVTDVVNYFRTAGFEEQASAFQEQEIDGKSLLLMTRNDVLTGLSLKLGPALKIYEYHVKPLQTQHLKNNSL; encoded by the exons ATGCTAACTGTTGACatggaaaacaaggaaaatgGCTCTCTGGATGTCAAAAA TTCACTAGAGAATGGGAGACCTCTGGATCCTGCTGACTGGGCTGTTACTGATGTTGTGAATTATTTCAGAACAGCTGGATTTGAAGAACAAGCCAGTGCTTTTCAGGAGCAG GAAATTGATGGCAAATCATTACTGTTGATGACAAGAAATGATGTACTGACTGGACTTTCATTAAAACTGGGGCCTGCGCTGAAAATCTATGAATATCACGTAAAACCTCTACAGACACAACATCTAAAGAACAACTCTTTATAG